The Armatimonadota bacterium DNA segment GGCCAATACGCATGATCGCCGATAGCGACCTAGTGGAGCAGCACGGCAGGTATTGAGCGGCGAAGGAGACGGCAGTCATGTCGGCGACCGCGAAACCCTGGTTGGAGCGCGAGCACATCCGCCTGGCCATGCTGGGCATGGTGGACGGCAACGGACATCCCTACTCTTGGAGCGCCATCTTCAACGGCTACGATCCGGGGGAGATGGCGAAGTGCCCCTACCCGGCCATCGCCGCCTACTTGGGCAAGCAACCCAAGGACACGCTTCAGATCCCCGGCGCCCGGGTGACTCACGTTTGGACCGATGACCCGGCGCAGGCCCCGCTGGTGGCGAAGGCGTCGCTCATCCCCAACATCGCCGCGCGCCCGCAGGACGTGATCGGGCAGGTGGACGCGGTCATCATCGCCACCGACAAGGGCCACGAGCACGTGGCGCGGTGCCGGCCATTCGTGGAGGCCGGTCTGCCGATCTTCGTGGACAAACCGCTGGTGGACAACGAGCAGGACCTGGCGACCTTCAGCGAGTGGGTGGCACAGGGCGCGCCCATCATGTCGTCGAGCTGCATGCGCTACTGCAAGGAGTATATGCCGTACCGAGTCTCCACCCATGAGTTGGGAGCGCTCAGATTCGCGTGTATCACCATGGCCAAGACCTGGGAGCGCTACGGCATCCACGCCCTGGAGGGGATCTACCCCATTTTCGGGCCGGGGTTCATCTCGGCGCGCAATGCCGGGACCCGCGACCGCAATATCGTACATCTCAAACACCACCGTGGCGCGGACGCGGTGGTGGCGAGCATCGGCGACATGCTCGGCGCCTTCGGGGCGCTGCAGTTGTGCGGCACCGCCGGCCACGCGCAGGTCACCGCCGGTGACACGTTCCATTCCTTCAAGGCGCAGCTAGCGGCCTTTATCGAGTACCTGCGTACAGGTGAGCTCCCGTTTCCGTTCGCGGAGACCCAGGAGCTGATGAAGCTCGTCATCGCCGGCATCCGCAGCCGCGAGGAAGGCGGGCGCGAGGTGGGGCTGGCCGAAATTATGCCGGCGTAGCCGGCGCCGGCAAGGAGGCTCGAATGTCCGAGGCGATTCCGCTCCGTATGCGCCCCAGCCGCGTCCTGCGCAAGCTGCGCGCGGGCGAGGTGGTGAGCTGCTTCAAGGTCAACTTCGCCGACGCGCGGCCGGTGGAGATCGTGGGCCTGGCCGGCTTCGACTGCGTGTGGGCGGATCTGGAGCACATCGCCAACGACTGGTCGCTGATAGAGAAGCAGGTCTGGGCGGCCAAGGCCTACGATCTCGACGTGGTCGTGCGGGTGGCGCGCGGCAGCTACAGCGACTACGTGCGGCCGTTGGAACTGGACGCGGCGGGGATCATGGTGCCGCACGTCATGAGCCTGGCGGACGCCCGGCAAGTGGTGCGGATGACTCGCTTCCACCCGCTCGGGCGCCGGCCGGTTGACGGCGGCAACGCCGATGGCGCGTACTGCAACCTCGACCTCGCCGACTACATGCGCCAAGCCAACGAGCAGCGCTTCGTGGCGGTTCAGATCGAGGACCCCGAGCCCCTGGCTGATCTGGAGGCCATCGCCGCAGTGGAGGGGATTGACATCATCTTCTTCGGCCCCGGCGACTTCAGCCAGGGCATCGGCGCGCCCGGGCAGTGGGACCACCCCCTGATCGCGGAAACTCGCCGGCGGATCGCGCGAGTGTGCCAAGGTGAGGGTAAGATCGCCGGCACACCCGGCACGCCGGCCACCCTGCGCGAGCTGGTTGACATGGGTTACCGGTTCGTCACCATGGGCGCGGACGTGCTCGGCCTGAGCGCGTACTGCAAGGGGCTGGCAGCGGAGTTCGGCAAGCTGAGCAGGTGACGACGATGGGCGTGCGCGATCGGTTTTCTCTCGCGGGCAAGGTGGCGCTGGTCGCGTCACTGCGAGCTGTTTGCGGCGGCCCGCACCCACAGCAGCCGGCCGGAGAGGTCGGTGGAGATCTCAACCGGACAAGCGATGTCAACGTCTTCGCCGGTCAAGACATCCGTCGTCTGCAATGCCGCCGGCGGTAGGCCCATCGCGGGCCGATCGAGTTGCAGCGAGACATCCAATTTCTGCTCCAGCCACACAGCCAAGGGCGGATGCCAGGTGGCGATTGCCAGCAGGGCGCCGTTCGATGGATGGCAGAAGGCGGTCACCAGTGTCTCGGGGCGATCCACGACCACGGCGGCCGGCCGTTGCCACCATCCGCACATTCGCGCGTCTTTGATCCCGAAGCGGTCGAAAAATCGCCACAGCGCCTGCTGGCGGTCAGTGCCCGCCCCCCAGCCCATGCGCGGCCAAATGCCGAACAGCATTCCGCGGGCGAAGTACTGCTCCTTCGACAGCATCTCCGAGGGCACGCCAAAGGGCACCCCCGAGATCTCCACCAACCACGCCCAGGGGTCGAAAGCATCGTAGGGGAAACCTTCGCCGTGCCAGATGCTATCGGTGAAAGGTAGGCACAACATGTAGGTCGTGATGGGCGAATCAAGCAACGTGTCGCCGTGATGCGCGTCGATCGTCGCCGCGGGCTGCGTCTCCTGGAAGATGGTCCACAGTCGCTTGGCCATCTCGCGGTGCGCCAGCGTCGAACCGTCGGCGCCGTCCCAATACGCGCCATCGGTGCCGAAGTGCCGCGTCATGTAGCGCATGGCCTCGAGATAGAAGTTTCCAGTGCGCTTATCATTAGCCATCCCCACCGTGTGCTCGTTGCCCAGGTCGCGGTGCAAGCGCGGCCAGCCCGGGGGCAATCCGTCGGGCAGGTGATTCTCATGCCAGGCATCCTGGAAGCGCAACCGCGGGTTCGGGTCATCCGCATCGGGAAACCGAAAACCTTCATATACCAACGCCCAAAACTCGGGCGCCAGCGTGGACAATTCACGCCCCGAGTTGTAGACCTTGACCAAGATGCCGCGCTTGTGCGCCTCCGCCGTCAGCCGTGACAGGTTGTCCGGTCCCTCCCACTGCCAGGGGTAGTTGAACGCCGGTCCCCACCAATCATGCAAGTTAAGGCGCTTGACTCCCAACGACTTTACTTCATCAAGCCGCAGGCAGTTGTCGCGCAGATAGCTCTGCGGGGTGTCCTCATCAGAAGGCTCGAATCCCCCGCCCCGGTGCAGGTAGCGGAAATCCCAATGACGCGGGTCCGGTGGTTTCACCGGAGTCGGGCGCAATGCGAACGTCATTTGCCACGTCGCTGCCGGCCCCAGGTCGTGCGCGCCCAGGTTCAGGCGCAGCACGACCTCGTCGTCGTTCTCAGTGACGGTGGCGGCATCCACCCGTGATACGTCCTGCCACGGAACCGTGTCCCACGTCATCCAGCCCAGCCCCGCGTCCACGGATCCCAGCCACAAGTCAGGGGTGAAGCATTCCGCGTGGCGCGCGATCTTACGCCAAGCGCGATCACCATCCCGCCGCCCCCGGTAACCCATGCCGGACGCCAGCTCGGCGTGCCGTCTGCGCCATGACACACTGAGCGCCAGATCGCTCACCGCGCAAAGATCCTTGGCATCAAGCCGCAGCGTGATCACCGCGCAACCATCGAACTCCATCCAGCCGTCAACGGCGAGCTTCAGCGCACCAGCGTTGGCAGCGCCGCGCCAGGCGACTCGCGCGTCGGTCGCCTGCGTGATCTCGAACGCGCCGTCATGCAGCGCCAACTGCGCGCCGCCACAATTGCCGGTGAGCGTGATC contains these protein-coding regions:
- a CDS encoding Gfo/Idh/MocA family oxidoreductase, whose amino-acid sequence is MSATAKPWLEREHIRLAMLGMVDGNGHPYSWSAIFNGYDPGEMAKCPYPAIAAYLGKQPKDTLQIPGARVTHVWTDDPAQAPLVAKASLIPNIAARPQDVIGQVDAVIIATDKGHEHVARCRPFVEAGLPIFVDKPLVDNEQDLATFSEWVAQGAPIMSSSCMRYCKEYMPYRVSTHELGALRFACITMAKTWERYGIHALEGIYPIFGPGFISARNAGTRDRNIVHLKHHRGADAVVASIGDMLGAFGALQLCGTAGHAQVTAGDTFHSFKAQLAAFIEYLRTGELPFPFAETQELMKLVIAGIRSREEGGREVGLAEIMPA
- a CDS encoding aldolase/citrate lyase family protein; translated protein: MSEAIPLRMRPSRVLRKLRAGEVVSCFKVNFADARPVEIVGLAGFDCVWADLEHIANDWSLIEKQVWAAKAYDLDVVVRVARGSYSDYVRPLELDAAGIMVPHVMSLADARQVVRMTRFHPLGRRPVDGGNADGAYCNLDLADYMRQANEQRFVAVQIEDPEPLADLEAIAAVEGIDIIFFGPGDFSQGIGAPGQWDHPLIAETRRRIARVCQGEGKIAGTPGTPATLRELVDMGYRFVTMGADVLGLSAYCKGLAAEFGKLSR
- a CDS encoding glycoside hydrolase domain-containing protein, which encodes MLEHVVVSQAEMDAWPVDQQRSGEKRWAEIAWGGDKPGRRKLFNWNIWPCRIVFAVSRAGDVARGEAVWRRSSRSIRMKGLKLLSAATKEEIADARLLHYDQERVVIEFRPVAGPGVYHLYYGAAEPAFFEPSRSWLLAAETSVAPVAAAAKRIEARCALDSFYPMETIALKSEVDDLLARFPCASYLVFPEDRDHPIKLNLEIPAHWARQGPRTEIELAADRNEYRVFELGIWACRQGAPDLTVTCTDLRSEHGVIPGARIQCLTLESRSKAAYVRNPAGPFALPKGQVRALWFGVDIPEDAAGGAYTGAVTVQPAGLPATSVPIRLRISEAVVADQGDHELWRLSRLRWLDSSIGLSGGVYPPFAPLRISQEGRAISTWGHTLALNACGLPERLTCGGEDILAAPITLTGNCGGAQLALHDGAFEITQATDARVAWRGAANAGALKLAVDGWMEFDGCAVITLRLDAKDLCAVSDLALSVSWRRRHAELASGMGYRGRRDGDRAWRKIARHAECFTPDLWLGSVDAGLGWMTWDTVPWQDVSRVDAATVTENDDEVVLRLNLGAHDLGPAATWQMTFALRPTPVKPPDPRHWDFRYLHRGGGFEPSDEDTPQSYLRDNCLRLDEVKSLGVKRLNLHDWWGPAFNYPWQWEGPDNLSRLTAEAHKRGILVKVYNSGRELSTLAPEFWALVYEGFRFPDADDPNPRLRFQDAWHENHLPDGLPPGWPRLHRDLGNEHTVGMANDKRTGNFYLEAMRYMTRHFGTDGAYWDGADGSTLAHREMAKRLWTIFQETQPAATIDAHHGDTLLDSPITTYMLCLPFTDSIWHGEGFPYDAFDPWAWLVEISGVPFGVPSEMLSKEQYFARGMLFGIWPRMGWGAGTDRQQALWRFFDRFGIKDARMCGWWQRPAAVVVDRPETLVTAFCHPSNGALLAIATWHPPLAVWLEQKLDVSLQLDRPAMGLPPAALQTTDVLTGEDVDIACPVEISTDLSGRLLWVRAAANSSQ